The DNA window TCGACGTCAGCGGCAGCCATGCCGGCGGGACGGGTGTTCGTGCCAGGCTTCGCCTCAAAGTTCCAGGTGGCGGTTGGCGAATCCCAGGACGGCAGACCGGTAGGAGAGCCCTCGAACACGTACAAACGGACAGGGTTGCCATCCGGAGTGGGATAGCCTGCTCCGTAGGGGATGCCAATGAGCAGCTCGTGCCAGCCGTCGCCGTCCATGTCGGTCACAGCACAGGTGGGGAAACTGGCTGCGCCTGTAGCAAGGGAAGTATCCCTGAAAGCCCAAATGAGCTCGTAGGTATCCTTGCCCGTGCACTCGTAGAGGTACACGCAGGCCCCATCGTCCAACTCGCCGTAAGGGCCATTGGGCTGCGACTCGTCGGTGAGGACGAAAAACTCCCACTTGCCGTCGTGGTCAAAGTCGTAGGCGGCGTGCACCTCGTCCACGCAGGTAAGGTGGTCAGGGTCAAATTGGTGCACCCCGAACTCCTTGTGAAAACCCTGCGCCAAAAACTGTTGTGCACTTGCCCCACCCACGACCAGCAGCATGAAGCAGCCCACCATCGCCAAGATGCCAATCGCTTTGTTCATGGTGTCACCTCCTCGCTACGTGGTTCAGAACAGCACCCCTGGCTCGGTAATCCTCTTGCGGCTCTCATCACCTCCTTCAGCACATTTCATACGAGGGCTCATTGTGGATTGGACGGTCAACATTTTAAGCAAATTTCTCCTATTTGTCAAGAACAAAATTCATGCGCAGGCGAGAAAATTCGGCCCTCGCGGTGCGACCTCTCACCACTGCCCGACGGCCGCGTCACATCGCGGAAACGTCGGCCACGTCCATGGCCCGCGTTCTTCCCGCGCGTGGGCCACTGAACATTCTTCCGCCGCACGCGGCAGGGGCCGCTTCCTACCTCCGCCCAGATCTCTCCCAGCATGCGGCGGACGGCATCTGTAGGCTCATCCCTTCTGCTCTCTCGTCGGCCGAGGCCATGTTCCTCGCGCTATCCCAGAGGCCAGGTGCTGCTGGCCATTTCGCCTTCCCCCAGTTAGGCACAGGCCCGGCGGGACTTGCCCCGGTCGGAAGCGCAATGGTGGATTTCCGCGCAAGGTGGTCGCTTTCTGTACACAAAATCTGTCAACATTGTCACGGTTGTCGCCAGGATCCCTGCTTTTGCCCTTGTCGAGTTTCGTCCTTGCGCGCCACGGTCCTCCTAACACCACAAAAACAAGGCAACTGTCCCGTCCCCCACGCAAGGTCAGACCTGCCTTGCCCGCCCAGGCGGAGGTGGCGGAGGATTCAACTGGCACAGGAGTTGCGAAAAGGGAAAACGAAAGCGCAGAGCGCGCGCTTTTCGACCAATGCCATGAAGGAACTTGAAGCGATAGAGAGGAGGAAGGCCGTCATGAGAACGCGGAGTGTGTTGTTCTACGACCCCGCGAACGGAAAGCCCAACGCAATCAGCAGCGAGTTCCTCGCAGCAGGGTACCATTGCCGCCATGCGAGCACGCGAACTGAGGCATTGCAAATTGTCGAGAGTCAGAGACCGGATGCGGTGGTGGTGTTCATCGATCGGTGCGGCGAGGACGGCTACTCGTTCTGCCGCTTGGTCAGGCAGCAGCTCAACCTGCGTCGCATGGCGCTCATCATGGTCTCATCGCAGTGCAGCGAAGAGGACATCATCCGCGGCTACGAGGCGGGCGCAGATGACTATGTCAGCAGCCTGAAAGGTCCTCGGGAGCTTGTGGCCCGCGTCGGGGCAGTGATCCGCCGCATCTCTGACTTTGATCCGGCCAAGATAAAGGTCAAGGACATCGAGATCGACTTGGACCAACAGCAGGTGCGCAAGTCGGGCAAGCCCCTGGACCTGACCTACATCCAGTTCAAGCTCCTGTACCTCTTGGCATCACGTCGGGACAAGACCTTCTCCCGCGAGGAGATCCTGGATCGCGTCTGGGGGAGAAACGTGTGCGTTACCTCGCGTACCGTGGATGTGCATGTGAAGCGACTGCGGGAGAAACTCGGCGAGCACAAGTACCCCTCGCGCTACATTCAGACCGTTCACGGCACTGGCTACCGCTTCATGCAGTAACCGTGCTTTTCCTCCCTCCAAAGAACCCCCGACCTGTGGCCGGGGGTTCTCCTTTTTTGACCAATGTCCGTCGGGGGAAGTCCGTTTTCGCTCAGCGGAGCAGATATCTGAAGGTGATGATGCCAGTGACTTCCTTCTGCGGTGCGCCCGGCGGCAGCGGGTTGAATCGCCATTGGCGCAGCGCCTGGAGGGTGATGCTCTCCAGAGTGGCGTCGCCCTTGAGCACAGGCACCATCTCGCCCACGCTGCCATCGGG is part of the Calditrichota bacterium genome and encodes:
- a CDS encoding response regulator transcription factor; the protein is MRTRSVLFYDPANGKPNAISSEFLAAGYHCRHASTRTEALQIVESQRPDAVVVFIDRCGEDGYSFCRLVRQQLNLRRMALIMVSSQCSEEDIIRGYEAGADDYVSSLKGPRELVARVGAVIRRISDFDPAKIKVKDIEIDLDQQQVRKSGKPLDLTYIQFKLLYLLASRRDKTFSREEILDRVWGRNVCVTSRTVDVHVKRLREKLGEHKYPSRYIQTVHGTGYRFMQ